The following proteins are co-located in the Triticum aestivum cultivar Chinese Spring chromosome 1A, IWGSC CS RefSeq v2.1, whole genome shotgun sequence genome:
- the LOC543114 gene encoding protein YABBY 3, with product MSSSSSSGASAAFTPVSQQQQQMAPESLSSELQPPAPMQPEAPSEQLCYVHCHFCDTVLVVSVPSSSLFKTVTVRCGHCSSLLTVDMRGLLFPTTTTTVAAESAASAVTTTTSPPPAAAAHHGQFHYPSSLNLAPGNPPRHSLLDEISSANPSLQLLEQHGLGGLIAAAGGRNAAAPAPLPPPPVAGGKGGKEPSPRTNPVVNRPPEKRQRVPSAYNRFIKDEIQRIKAGNPDISHREAFSAAAKNWAHFPHIHFGLMPDHQGLRKTSLLPQDHQRKDGHGLLKEGLYAANMGIAPY from the exons GCTTCAGCCCCCGGCGCCGATGCAGCCGGAGGCGCCTTCCGAGCAGCTCTGCTACGTGCACTGCCACTTCTGCGACACCGTCCTCGTC GTGAGCGTGCCGAGCAGCAGCCTCTTCAAGACGGTGACAGTGCGGTGCGGCCACTGCAGCAGCCTGCTCACCGTCGACATGAGGGGCCTCCTCTTCCCGACCACGACCACCACTGTCGCCGCCGAGTCAGCCGCTTCTGCTGTCACCACCACGAcgtccccgccgccggccgccgctgctCACCACGGCCAGTTCCACTACCCCAGCTCGCTCAacctcgcgcccggcaaccctccCCGCCACTCCCTCCTG GATGAGATATCCAGCGCTAACCCGAGCCTGCAGCTACTGGAGCAGCACGGCCTCGGCGGCCTGATCGCGGCTGCGGGTGGCAGGAACGCCGCGGCACCTGCGCCGCTGCCGCCACCCCCAGTCGCCGGGGGGAAAGGTGGGAAGGAGCCATCACCACGGACCAATCCCGTCGTCAACAGAC CTCCGGAGAAGAGGCAGCGCGTGCCGTCGGCGTACAACCGCTTCATCAA GGACGAAATCCAACGCATCAAGGCTGGCAATCCCGACATCTCGCACAGGGAGGCCTTCAGCGCGGCTGCCAAGAAC tggGCTCACTTTCCGCATATCCACTTTGGCCTCATGCCGGATCACCAGGGGCTCAGGAAGACCAGCCTCCTACCTCAG GATCATCAGAGAAAGGATGGCCATGGGCTTCTAAAGGAGGGGCTTTACGCGGCCAACATGGGGATTGCTCCGTACTGA